Proteins encoded within one genomic window of Microbacterium soli:
- a CDS encoding MerR family DNA-binding transcriptional regulator, with amino-acid sequence MLKIGEFAGLTGLSVKALRHYDETGALVPADVDDRSGYRLYAESQVRAGVVIRALRDAGVPLPEASTAIAGGDAEQALAAHRVRVLEQREREDRAFHDAARMLRALAVPVNVSERSMLVQHFVGQAITAPVDDAGAVSDDDANAVLGALFARLQAAGAGPSGPFWLTLRAGDRGTIEVVCCWPTASHVPEEARGSESFSAELPARTELVATWRPVDGEEPPEGALHPAAVGLFDAIAERGVELGDVEVRQTVIGQSADDYAVELSVTVS; translated from the coding sequence ATGTTGAAGATCGGGGAGTTCGCAGGATTGACCGGGCTGAGCGTGAAGGCTCTTCGTCACTACGACGAGACGGGCGCGCTCGTCCCCGCGGATGTGGATGACCGCTCGGGGTATCGGCTGTACGCCGAGAGTCAGGTGCGGGCGGGTGTGGTGATCCGCGCGCTGCGGGACGCCGGGGTGCCGCTGCCGGAGGCATCCACTGCGATCGCGGGAGGGGACGCCGAGCAAGCACTCGCCGCTCATCGGGTCCGTGTCCTCGAGCAGCGGGAACGCGAGGATCGTGCGTTCCACGATGCCGCGCGGATGCTGCGTGCGCTGGCCGTCCCGGTGAACGTCAGCGAGCGGTCGATGCTGGTCCAGCACTTCGTCGGGCAGGCCATCACTGCTCCGGTCGACGATGCCGGCGCTGTCTCGGATGACGATGCGAACGCGGTGCTGGGTGCGCTGTTCGCACGGCTCCAGGCCGCAGGCGCCGGCCCCAGCGGGCCGTTCTGGCTTACATTGCGAGCCGGTGATCGAGGAACCATCGAGGTGGTGTGCTGCTGGCCGACCGCGTCCCATGTGCCCGAGGAGGCGCGTGGATCCGAGAGCTTCTCCGCCGAGCTCCCCGCCCGGACGGAGCTCGTGGCGACGTGGCGTCCGGTCGACGGAGAAGAGCCGCCTGAGGGGGCACTGCATCCCGCAGCCGTCGGGCTCTTCGACGCGATCGCCGAACGCGGGGTCGAACTCGGTGATGTCGAGGTGCGTCAGACGGTCATCGGTCAGAGCGCTGATGACTATGCCGTCGAACTGTCGGTGACGGTGTCATGA
- a CDS encoding Fic family protein translates to MSNAATSWPALEWESQVWLPTTGFGGGRYKAAVPPLIAMLTPQPSAEAAEAASTAANALSRFDAELGHRVAAFAPVLLRSESASSSRIENLTASARAIFSAELGAKGSRNAELIAANTQSLQAALNLSAGLSSDAIRDMHRILMAGQPRHTPGEWRDQAVWIGTRADSPIGADYVAPDHVRIPAFITDLVAFATRHDLAPLTAVAVAHAQFETIHPFSDGNGRTGRALAQAVLRHRGVTENVAVPVSAGLLADVEGYHQALTAYRAGDVSPIVLAFANASMRAVSNARRLIADIDEIQRSWATRLTVRRSSNAWRLLDIVARRPVLDAVTAARELGVQRPNAYPPLQALVDAGILTAKAERPFWRSTEILGAIDAFAERAGRREMPR, encoded by the coding sequence ATGAGTAATGCCGCAACATCGTGGCCGGCTCTCGAATGGGAGAGCCAGGTGTGGCTGCCCACGACGGGCTTCGGCGGTGGCCGATACAAGGCAGCGGTGCCACCACTCATCGCCATGCTGACGCCGCAGCCATCCGCCGAGGCGGCAGAGGCAGCGTCCACCGCCGCGAATGCGTTGAGCAGGTTCGATGCAGAGCTTGGTCATCGAGTCGCCGCTTTCGCTCCCGTTCTCCTCCGTTCAGAGTCCGCGTCCTCGTCTCGGATAGAGAACCTGACCGCCAGTGCCCGCGCGATCTTCAGTGCAGAGCTCGGCGCCAAGGGCAGCCGGAATGCGGAGTTGATCGCGGCCAACACGCAATCGTTGCAAGCCGCACTCAACCTGAGCGCAGGCCTTTCCTCCGATGCGATCCGTGACATGCACCGCATACTCATGGCTGGGCAGCCGCGCCACACTCCCGGCGAATGGCGCGACCAGGCGGTATGGATCGGCACCCGGGCAGACAGCCCGATAGGTGCGGATTACGTAGCCCCCGATCACGTCCGCATCCCCGCGTTCATCACCGATCTCGTCGCCTTTGCGACGCGCCACGACCTTGCTCCTCTGACTGCTGTCGCGGTGGCTCACGCGCAGTTCGAGACGATCCACCCGTTCAGCGACGGCAATGGGCGAACCGGCCGCGCACTTGCGCAAGCAGTGCTGCGCCATCGCGGAGTGACTGAGAACGTGGCAGTGCCGGTCTCGGCTGGACTGCTGGCAGATGTCGAGGGATACCACCAGGCGCTGACGGCCTATCGGGCAGGAGACGTGTCCCCCATCGTGCTGGCCTTCGCGAACGCCTCCATGAGGGCGGTGTCGAACGCGCGGCGACTCATCGCCGACATCGACGAGATCCAACGCTCATGGGCCACTCGGTTGACGGTACGGCGTTCAAGCAACGCGTGGAGGCTTCTGGACATCGTCGCCCGCAGACCGGTGCTTGACGCCGTCACCGCCGCCCGAGAACTGGGCGTCCAGCGCCCCAACGCCTACCCACCACTTCAAGCGCTTGTCGACGCCGGCATCCTGACCGCGAAAGCGGAACGGCCGTTCTGGCGAAGCACCGAGATCCTCGGAGCAATCGACGCGTTCGCCGAACGGGCCGGGCGGCGCGAGATGCCTCGATGA